A window of the Corynebacterium minutissimum genome harbors these coding sequences:
- a CDS encoding collagen-like triple helix repeat-containing protein: protein MARITGTLKYVTTRPEDVKRASVRAPRAREHDGAVITTSTDYVDVVDGRLEFDAAPGPVVVTLLRARGPVEVLEMIVPEGGGSLAAAVGAAELADSATRSQLDRLASDALEAVRESKEAASSAKASLGELKALESNAEGLLSSAAEAASRAEKMAASTSWNNDVLTVNGQSSPPLTGPKGDRGPKGPPGDKGDRGDKGDKGEDGVDGTVKFEELTEQQLEALRGAAGVVVSETEPENKNVVWIDPSGETYRPISNYVAVLSDEEALAMSGKVPPGTCVHVVTNDNRYWEEE from the coding sequence ATGGCTCGGATTACTGGAACGTTGAAATACGTCACTACCCGCCCGGAAGATGTAAAGCGTGCGTCGGTGCGTGCGCCGCGGGCCCGTGAACATGATGGGGCGGTCATCACAACTTCCACCGATTACGTGGATGTTGTCGATGGAAGGCTGGAATTTGATGCCGCCCCCGGCCCGGTGGTTGTCACCCTTTTAAGGGCCCGCGGCCCGGTGGAAGTCCTCGAGATGATTGTCCCCGAGGGCGGCGGTTCTTTGGCGGCGGCGGTAGGCGCGGCGGAATTGGCGGATTCCGCGACCCGGTCCCAATTGGATCGTCTAGCCTCGGATGCTCTGGAAGCGGTGCGGGAATCTAAGGAGGCAGCTTCCTCGGCTAAAGCCTCGTTAGGGGAATTGAAGGCGCTGGAATCTAACGCCGAGGGGCTGCTGAGCTCGGCGGCGGAAGCGGCGTCGCGGGCGGAAAAAATGGCGGCGTCGACCTCATGGAACAATGATGTTCTGACCGTTAATGGTCAATCTTCCCCGCCGCTTACGGGCCCTAAAGGTGACCGGGGTCCTAAGGGCCCGCCGGGTGATAAAGGCGATCGGGGCGATAAAGGCGATAAGGGCGAGGACGGTGTCGACGGCACCGTAAAGTTCGAGGAACTCACTGAACAACAGCTGGAAGCGCTACGGGGTGCTGCGGGCGTGGTGGTATCGGAAACCGAGCCCGAAAACAAGAACGTGGTGTGGATCGACCCGTCGGGCGAAACTTACCGCCCCATCTCGAATTATGTCGCGGTGCTCTCCGACGAGGAAGCCCTCGCCATGTCCGGGAAGGTGCCGCCGGGAACGTGTGTGCATGTGGTCACAAACGATAATCGCTACTGGGAGGAAGAATAA
- a CDS encoding carbohydrate-binding protein, which yields MPVFLGGRKAKELYFGGRKIKEAWLNGKKVYSSGPQKWRPGVTYRRGDLVTADKGRTFRCIQDHWSDLDTRPWTGIAESGFWKLVQ from the coding sequence ATGCCTGTGTTTCTTGGTGGTCGGAAGGCGAAAGAGCTGTATTTCGGCGGGCGGAAAATTAAGGAAGCCTGGCTAAACGGCAAGAAAGTGTATTCGTCCGGGCCTCAAAAGTGGAGGCCTGGCGTGACTTACCGTAGAGGTGACCTGGTTACGGCTGATAAGGGGCGAACGTTCCGCTGTATTCAAGACCACTGGTCAGACCTAGACACTCGACCGTGGACTGGCATTGCGGAATCTGGCTTTTGGAAGTTGGTGCAATAA
- a CDS encoding glycoside hydrolase domain-containing protein: MMQVIDFSAGVPSGRSVKAAGYGGAVRYISPPRDPWMKGKMISRAEVADYEAAGLEQAFVWQYGGASNPDSMRGYAGGKKDAESAKAALDTLGRSGWPVFFAVDFDISLSQWNSTAVEYFRAAVDVLGRSRVGIYGHSRVIAWAAEDGVVADLGGGKVLGWQTPAWSQGARAPEAVLYQGVANTPGPDGVKIDINDVLHDYWGQAPASSARRGKSVPRAVVRVDEEVWLNKHFNRGRGGQKIRRITRHHMGGIGNAHDCYRWWQSRRASAHFAVQGNHVGQLVRVEDTAWGNNDSSNASSIIIEHSNSGGPEQDWPIAEATIKRGAQLAAELCAVHGLGRPEYGVNIDDHRDHSATACPYHLASGEKYHQLWMNEAQRWYDLITQPQEDSFMPALNDNDQRELLRLVKKLSHEISDPFDSRYDLERLRRGEIGEGEVFSDTAIGYALEADRKLEDMHANMLPFIADTLSDISVALRKIVSLQETMNVKVGGRHE, encoded by the coding sequence ATGATGCAGGTTATTGATTTTTCGGCCGGGGTTCCCTCTGGCCGGTCTGTGAAGGCCGCGGGGTACGGCGGGGCGGTGCGCTATATTTCACCACCTCGCGATCCGTGGATGAAGGGGAAGATGATTAGCCGCGCCGAGGTGGCGGATTACGAGGCCGCCGGCCTGGAGCAGGCTTTCGTGTGGCAATACGGCGGGGCTAGCAATCCGGATTCCATGCGCGGCTACGCCGGCGGGAAGAAGGACGCGGAATCTGCTAAGGCAGCTTTGGACACCCTCGGCCGTTCCGGGTGGCCGGTGTTTTTCGCCGTCGATTTCGATATCTCCCTTTCTCAGTGGAATTCGACCGCGGTGGAATACTTCCGCGCCGCCGTTGATGTGCTCGGCCGGAGCCGGGTAGGTATCTACGGTCATTCCCGCGTGATTGCGTGGGCGGCGGAAGATGGGGTAGTCGCCGACCTCGGAGGCGGGAAAGTCCTCGGCTGGCAGACCCCCGCGTGGTCTCAGGGTGCGCGCGCCCCGGAAGCTGTGCTGTACCAGGGAGTTGCGAACACCCCGGGGCCCGACGGGGTGAAGATTGATATTAACGACGTGCTGCATGATTATTGGGGCCAGGCCCCGGCTTCCTCCGCCCGGCGCGGGAAGTCGGTTCCGCGGGCGGTGGTCCGCGTCGACGAGGAAGTGTGGCTAAATAAGCACTTCAACCGGGGGCGTGGTGGCCAAAAAATTCGGCGTATCACCCGCCACCATATGGGCGGGATTGGTAATGCCCATGATTGCTATAGGTGGTGGCAATCCAGGCGGGCCTCGGCGCACTTCGCGGTACAGGGGAACCACGTAGGGCAGCTAGTACGGGTGGAGGATACCGCGTGGGGGAACAATGATTCCTCTAACGCTTCCTCCATCATCATCGAACATTCTAATTCAGGCGGGCCCGAGCAGGATTGGCCTATTGCGGAAGCAACGATTAAGCGCGGTGCGCAGTTGGCGGCGGAATTGTGCGCGGTGCATGGGCTCGGCCGCCCTGAATACGGGGTGAACATTGATGATCACCGTGATCATTCGGCGACCGCGTGCCCCTATCACCTGGCTAGCGGCGAAAAATATCACCAGCTGTGGATGAATGAAGCCCAGCGCTGGTACGACCTGATTACTCAACCACAGGAGGATTCCTTCATGCCCGCCTTGAACGATAATGATCAGCGTGAGCTGCTGCGATTGGTGAAAAAGCTCAGTCATGAAATTTCCGATCCGTTTGATTCCCGATACGATTTGGAACGGCTGCGCCGGGGTGAAATCGGGGAGGGCGAGGTCTTTTCCGATACGGCGATTGGCTACGCCCTCGAGGCGGATCGGAAGCTGGAAGATATGCACGCGAACATGTTGCCGTTCATCGCTGATACGCTTTCGGATATTTCGGTTGCGTTGCGAAAAATTGTTTCCCTGCAGGAAACGATGAACGTGAAGGTGGGGGGACGTCATGAATAA